GCATATTTAAGTGTGTGAGACCTCAATTTATATTTCTTTCCCTTGATCAGATTTAGTATGAATATTGTACTACCCACAACTAATTAACTCAAACATAGATTTATAGGAACATGATTTTAAATTAAATTTATGATATAATCATTCAAAGATAAATATTATGATATGAAAAAGGAGGAAATATTTCGATATGAATTCAGCCAGTAAATTTGCAAAAACCCTTTCCTACAGCAGCAGCTCCAGCGGATCTGATAAACCCGAAACTCGAATTTTAATCGGCGATGGCGCTCTGGGAACCGAGTTGATGAAATCAGACCGGAAGAATATTAACTCTCCTCTGGAGTTCAATCTTCATGCTCCCTCAGAAGTAAGAAGAATTCATAGAAGATATCTCAATGCAGGCTGCCGGTTAATTAATACGAATACATTTTGTGCCAATAGTTTGTATCTGGAAAAGCAGGGTCTTGCTGAAAAAGTTGGAGAAATAAATTTGAGAGGAGCGGGCCTGGCCGAAGAAGCCAGAGCTGATTACAAAGCCTATCAGCAGAAAGATAAAGAAATCATCATAACTGGCAGTGTGGGGCCTACGGGTTCTGAAACTGCAATCTTTCTCGACGAGCAGGAAAACAGGAAAAAAGTTCAGAAAACCTTTCTGGAACAGATAAAATATTTAAAAAGAGGCGGAGTCGATATTATCACTTTAGAAACCTTCTCCTATCATAGAGAACTAAAACTGGCCGCGGAAGCCGCGGAAGAAGCTGACATGCCCTATTTTATGAATATGACAATGACTGATCCGGAAAAAACCGAATATGGCAGCACAATTGAAGATCTGGCCGATATAGCCGAAGATGCCGATGAAGAAAAACTGCTGGCTGTTGGTCTCAACTGCCTGACACCCGACCAAAAATTTAGAACCGCCTGGCGCTCACTTGCCAATCAGCTGGATTTTAATCTTCCCATTGCTCTTCTCTATAATGCAGGAGCACCTGAACTTGATACTGACCAGGGAAAAATGATCTATCCTCAGGACGAAGGTTTTTTCGAGGAGTACCAGGAATTTATCAGCTTCATGAAAGGTTATGACTGTATCATCGGAGGCTGCTGCGGAACCACTCCTGAAACCATCGAAAAACTCAAAGATCTCTTCAAAACATCCTAATCAATTTACACTTAGGAGATTTGACCAACTGTTTCGGATAATAACCCAATATTTTAATCCAAATGTTCAATCGTTACTTCATAAATTTCAGCCAGGTATTCACCTATAACCGGCAGATCAGCTTCTACAACCTCCTGAGCAATCATCAATGAAAGTCCGCTTAAAACAGTCAGTCCCAGTGCCAGTCCTAACCCCATGGCCAGACCGCCCAGAAAAGTTGTGAAAACAGTTAATACAGGCGAGGTTTTAAATGCCAGCATTTCGGCTATCATAAATCTGTTAAATCTTTCAGAAAAAGCACGCAGGCGGCACTCCCAGGATGAATCAGGGCGTTTCCATGTTTCTTCCTCGTTTTCTTTTGTACTGTTGAGCGAGGAATTTTTTTCAGTCTTCATGGGATATCTCCTCATCCAGAAGTTCAAATTTAATTTTGAGATCATTGGTGGAAAAGTAACTGCTTCCAAGATAAAGCCTGTAACAAATTTGCAGTTCTCCCCCGATAATCTCATCTGCACTTTCTCTGGTTATTATATTCAACGAAACAGTTTTTGTCTTCATTTCAAGTTTGCCCTGGCCGGTCTTATAAAAACTACAATGAGTCTGACCTTCGATGAATTTTTGTTTGAGACCACCTGAACCCTTCCTTTGAATCAGAACTCTTTCTTCTTGAGGGTTGAATTTAAGAGTTGTACGGGCTCCGGACAAACCTTCCCCGGTTTCATTATACAGAAGATATATGCTGCCTCTTTTAACATACATCAACCCCTCACATTCAAATTCAAGCTCTTCCTGGCCTCCTTTCGATATTTCCTGTCTGTTTAAAATTTCAAGCTGAACTTCTTTTCTGCTCAATGCTGACCCTCCAGATTATGCCGCCTATAAAAATACGATATATAAATTATAAATAACCTGAAGTACAATTTTATCTCCGGCAGATTTGGTCTTGTTCCACCCTCCAAAATATGATAATATATCAATAGTGATGCCGAAGTGGCGGAACTGGCAGACGCGCCGGATTCAAAATCCGGTGGGCGTCAGCCCGTGTGGGTTCGAATCCCACCTTCGGCACCACTTTTTTTATTTCTGCTCAACGAACTGAATTTACCAGCTGCCCCAGTCCTTCAATTTCGATTTTGACCTCATCTCCACTTTTGAGATAGCGCGGTGGAGAAAAACTTTTACCCACTCCCGCCGGTGTCCCGGTCAATATTAAAGTCCCCGGCAGAAGCGTCATCATTTTAGAACAATAACTAACCAGCTGTTCCGGGTCAAATATCATATCTTTTGTGTTTGATTGCTGTCTTATTTCCCCGTTTACATAACTGCGGATCTCACTGCCGCCCTCTTCCAATTCGGTCTCTATCCAGGGTCCAGCAGGACAGAAAGTGTCAAAAGATTTTGCCCTGATCCACTGGCCGTCATCTTCCTGACAATCTCTGGCAGTAACATCATTGACACAGGTAAATCCCAGGATTGCTTTTCCAGCATTTTCAGGTTGAACATCGCTGGTTTTTTCACCGATCACTATGCCCAGTTCAGCTTCATAGTCAACTTTTTTCGGAGCTGCCGCCGGCAGCTCAATCGGTTTTTCAGGGGGTAAAATACTGCTGGTTGCTTTCATAAACATCAGAGGTTCATCCGGTATGCTGCTTCCCAGTTCTTCTGCATGCCCGAAGTAATTTAATCCTATGGCTATTATATTGGGTGGGAATACTGGCGCCAAAAGCTGCACTTCGTCCAGGCTGTGCGATTTTTCGCTCACATTGTAATCCGAAAGAATATCTCCGCTTATTTCTAAAATCTCTCCTTCTTCCAGTCTACCCTGATGAACTTTTCCTGCTTCTGTTTCAAATCTAACCAGTTTCATTAATTCACCTCTTCTCGAAGTAACGCAGTGTCAAAAGATCTAGCCTTTTAACCAGCAATTTATTTTAACCGGTAGTTTAACATAAAGGTAATGTTATTAACAATTTCTTTTCAATTTCTCAAACTCCTTCTTAAAAAGCAAACCTGATTTATAGGTTCTTGATTTTCCAATTTAAAGCATATATCATAAAAATGTCGAGCGAACAATAAAAATTTATTATTCGGGGGGATTAATATGGAGATAAGATGGCTTGGTAACGCCTGTCTGGAAGTTAGAGATCAGCAAAATCTGCTGCTGGACCCGAATTTTTTGCTGGAACCGGAATTTGACCCCGATATAATCCTGGTAACTCATGAGCATGACGATCACGTATCTTCAGAATTCATAGAGAATTACGAAGCCAAAAAACTTTTTGCCCCTTATACAGTTTTTGAAGAACATGATATTCAGGGAGAAAAACTTGCTGCCGGCGAAGAAATAGCTGGCAGCATCCAGGCTTACGAATGTGATTGTTATGGTTCTGATTACTCGCTGTGCTACTATTTTGAAGGACTTTATCATACGGCTGATGCATCTCAATTTCCAGCTCCCGGCGGAGAGGTAAACCTGATGTTCACCGCCTGTTTTCCCGATTTCTATCAGGATTATCTCCAGCGCTGCAGGGAGATTGAGCCCGATCTAGTCATCCCCTATCACTACAATCCCGAAGACCAAAAAGAGCTGTCAGAAGCTGAAGGACTGGTTAAAAGGCTGCAGGATAACGGCTTTAACGCAAAAACTATCTCTCCCGGTCAGACAATAGAAATATAATCTTATCAGTATTTAAATTTGAATCCATTTTTTCAATAGAGACATTATTCCTGTTCTTCCGAACGGAACATTCTGTCCAGTATTACTGCCAGTATAACGACACCCAGACCGGCTTCAAAACCCATGCCTATATCCACCACAGAAAGTGATCTCAGCACCGGCTCGCCCAGGCCGCCTGCTCCAATCATAGCAGCGATAACAACCATCGAAAGCGAAAGCATGATGCACTGATTGATCCCCATCATAATTGAAGGGCGTGCTCCCGGCAGTTCAACTTTTAACAGCATCTGCCACCAGTTACAACCAAATGCCTGGCCGGCTTCTTTCAGCTCTTCATCGACCTGGATTATGCCCAGATAGGTCAGACGAATAGGTGGAGCTATAGCAAAAACTACAGTAGCTATAACTCCCGGAACATTTCCCAGGCCAAAAAACATCAGAGCTGGTATGAGGTATACAAAGGGAGGAATCGTCTGCATCAAATCCAGTATGGGGCGGGAAATAAAATGAAATATTTTGCTGTGAGCTTTTATTATTCCCAGAGGAATACCTGCTGTGAGGGCAATCAAAACCGAAGTCAAAATTGAGGCAACAGTAACTAGCAATTCCTCCCAGATACCCATATTGAGCACCAGCAGCAGCCCCAGGATAACAAAAATTGACAGAGATTTGCCGCGTAGCTTCCAGGCAATCGCAGCTACAGTCAGTATTAACAACAGGGGCGGCCACAAATTCAAGAAGTTTTCAAATCCACCGATCATACCGCCAACCATATTGGAAAAAGCATCCAGAGGGCCGGAAAAATTTGCTATCAAAAAATTTACAGCTGCTTCTATCCAGTCCCCCAGAGGAATATCAAATACCAAAACTTCCTCCAGATAAGTAAAGATATTCATGCAAATCCTCCTCATTCTTAATTATAAAAGCAGTGGAGCAGCCATCCGGCTATCAGCTGCTCCACCGCTGAATTAGTATATATTTTCCCGGTCAACTAATTTGTTTTAAGCTGGATAAAGTTCCTGCTGGCATTTTTTTAAATATCTTATTCAGCAAAACTTTCTTCCAGAGCTTCCAGAGCTGGAGTTTCGCCATCGGCAGCATAAACTCCTTCTACCCACTCTGCCACTATGTCCAGATTGGCGCCGACCCACTCTTCTGCTATCTCAGCAGGTTCTCTCTCTTCATAACCATATTCATAAATCCACTCGTCCTGCCATTCTGTTTCCACTTTTATCTGAGACATCAATTTATATACATTGGGCATCTCTTCACCAAAACCTGTCCGCTGAGCTGTTTTTACCTCGTCAGATTCACCCCAGATATTTTCGGGATCCTCAAGAGGTTTGATATCATAGGCCAAATTCATCCAGTGCGGCTCCCAGCCGTTGAAAGCAATCCAGTCTCCCCTCTGCTGGGCTCTGTCGACTTCTGACAGCATACCGGCCTCGCTGCTGGCCACTAACTCCCAGTCCTCCAGGTTGTAGGTGCTATCCTCTATGGCATTTTGAATAATAATATTACCATCATTACCGGGCTCGAGCCCGTAAATTTCATAACCAAACTCCTCACCATATTCATGGAGATCGGCCATCGATTGAACTCCTGCTTCATAGGCTTCCTCATTTACATAAGTAGCATAAAGCGCCTCTTCCAGATTGGTGGCTATCGGTTCAATATCTCCAGCTTCTTCGTGCTCGCGATAGGTTACTTCCATGGTGGGAAGCCAGACTCCCATGAATAGATCAACTTCCCCCCGGCTCATTCCCTGAAAGAGAACCTCCTGCATATAACTTTGCATTTCAGTTTCGTATCCCAGCTCGTGCAGGATAGTCCGGGCCACCTCAGTCTTCACAGTAACTCCGGGCCATTCCACGTAACCAAAATGGATGACCTCATCTTCGGCAGCAGCCGGTTCAGCGTCCAGCCCAACAAAAGCAGCAGACATTATAAGTGCGATAACGAGCACAGAAATAGTGAGACGAGTTCCTTTCATTTTTTATTCCCTCCTCGGGTAGATTTTATTAATATATAAGAATTGATAAAAATTTTCTATCAGCCTTCTCAAATATCAGTTGAGGAATCGAGATTGGCAATCACATGAGTCTTGACGATAACTCCTAAAAGCTTATTCTCTGAATTAACCACGGGCAGCGGCAGGCTCGTACCGGCAACCCGCGAAAAAAGCTCGCTGACGGGTTCATCCAGACTCGCCGTTTCTCTATCAGTTAAGTTATCGGTAACATCTTCTTTTTCCTCATCGAGCATCTCTTTTACCTTATCTATCTCCAGAACTCCCAGATATTTTTTATTTCTATCCACCACAAAAATACTTGTTAAACCTTCCTGATTCATCTTATGTAATGCTGTTCTGGGTCCCTGATTCTCATACAATAGATCTGCCGGCTTGGCCATAATGTCTTCCGCATTTAAAACCCTTGATCTATTGACATCTTCAACAAATTCAGCAACATATTCATTTTTGGCTTCGTTTAAAATTTCCTCATGATCACCAAGCTGCACTATCACACCATCTTTCATTATGGCGATTCTATCACCCAGCTTTAGTGCTTCATCGAGATCATGAGTGATGAAAACTATAGTTCTTTCGATCTCTTCATAAAGATCAAGCAGCTGATCCTGCATATCCTTTTTAATCAGAGGATCCAGGGCACTGAAGGGTTCATCCATAAGCATAATATCTGTATCAACTGCCAGGGCCCGGGCCAGCCCCACCCTCTGCTGCATGCCTCCACTCAATTGATCGGGATGCTGATCCTCATATCCGCTCAAACCGACCATATCCAGCGCTTTTTGAGCTTTTTCACGTCGGACTTCTTTTTCAATTCCCTGAACCTCGAGCCCAAACTCCGCATTTTCCATCACAGTTCGAAATGGAAACAAAGCAAAGTTTTGAAATACCATTCCAAAATTTTCCTGGCGATATTGCCTTAAATCGCTTTTATCCAAATTCATTACATTTTCATCATCTACATAAATATTTCCTTTAGTGGGCTCAACAATTCTATTGATACAGCGCAGCAGAGTGGATTTTCCACTCCCGGAAAGACCCATGAGGACAAATATCTCTCCCTCTTCAACCTCAAAATTGACATCGTGAACTCCCACAGTATTTCCTGTTTTTTCAAGAACTTCATCCTTACTGTAACCCTCTTCCAGCAGCGGGAATGCCTCTTCCGGTGAATCCCCAAATATCTTCGAAACATTTTCAACCCTGATTTTGCTCATGAATGTCTCTCCTTTCCTGTTAAATTCCCCGAATAAAAAGAAAGGTACAGAAATATGTACTGCAGCTAGCTGCACCCTTCAAACATATCTCTGTACCTGTTTATGTTATAATATATAAGAGATACTCATTTTAACCCAGCAAATAAAAAATTTCACACCAGGCTAAAACAATTTTCAAAAAGAGTTCAAAATATCCTCACTTTAAGGATTTCATAAGAATACTAACAAATAATCTTGACCTTGTCAAACCTAAGCGAACTTATCCTGATAATCCTTTTGAGCTGCCTCAATCAGCTGGCAGGCTTTCTCAGACCCATATACAGTTTTAACCACGCATTTAGGCTCATCAGCTTCCGGCCCGGTTTTATAACTCAAAAAATAATGCTTTATTCTGGTCATAATACCTTCAGGCAGATCTTCCAGACAACTGTACTGGTTGTAAACCGAATCGTCTTTCAAAACCGCGATGATTTTATCGTCTGCCTCCCCCCTGTCGAGTAATCCGAGTCCCCCAAGCGGGCGAGCAGTCATAAGAATGTCGCCATGAGGAACAATTTTCTCTGTCAGAACCATGACATCGAGAGGATCGCTATCACCTTCCAGATCAGCTTCTCCTATATCCTCAGCCATGATACTTGAGACCCTTTCACCACAAAAGGTTCTCGGCATCATACCATAGGGAGCAGGAGAATAACTGGAAAATCTTTGAGGCCGGTCAACTTTCAGAAGTCCGCTTTTTTTATCCAGCTCATATTTAATTCCATCCTGAGGTACTAATTCTACATAGACGTTGATGATTTCGGGAGAGTTAGGTCCGGCTTCAATACCATGCCAGGGATGGGCCATCATGTTATTTCTTTCTGTCAATATTATC
The sequence above is drawn from the Halarsenatibacter silvermanii genome and encodes:
- a CDS encoding homocysteine S-methyltransferase family protein, coding for MNSASKFAKTLSYSSSSSGSDKPETRILIGDGALGTELMKSDRKNINSPLEFNLHAPSEVRRIHRRYLNAGCRLINTNTFCANSLYLEKQGLAEKVGEINLRGAGLAEEARADYKAYQQKDKEIIITGSVGPTGSETAIFLDEQENRKKVQKTFLEQIKYLKRGGVDIITLETFSYHRELKLAAEAAEEADMPYFMNMTMTDPEKTEYGSTIEDLADIAEDADEEKLLAVGLNCLTPDQKFRTAWRSLANQLDFNLPIALLYNAGAPELDTDQGKMIYPQDEGFFEEYQEFISFMKGYDCIIGGCCGTTPETIEKLKDLFKTS
- a CDS encoding DUF5665 domain-containing protein → MKTEKNSSLNSTKENEEETWKRPDSSWECRLRAFSERFNRFMIAEMLAFKTSPVLTVFTTFLGGLAMGLGLALGLTVLSGLSLMIAQEVVEADLPVIGEYLAEIYEVTIEHLD
- a CDS encoding DUF1934 domain-containing protein, with amino-acid sequence MSRKEVQLEILNRQEISKGGQEELEFECEGLMYVKRGSIYLLYNETGEGLSGARTTLKFNPQEERVLIQRKGSGGLKQKFIEGQTHCSFYKTGQGKLEMKTKTVSLNIITRESADEIIGGELQICYRLYLGSSYFSTNDLKIKFELLDEEISHED
- a CDS encoding fumarylacetoacetate hydrolase family protein gives rise to the protein MKLVRFETEAGKVHQGRLEEGEILEISGDILSDYNVSEKSHSLDEVQLLAPVFPPNIIAIGLNYFGHAEELGSSIPDEPLMFMKATSSILPPEKPIELPAAAPKKVDYEAELGIVIGEKTSDVQPENAGKAILGFTCVNDVTARDCQEDDGQWIRAKSFDTFCPAGPWIETELEEGGSEIRSYVNGEIRQQSNTKDMIFDPEQLVSYCSKMMTLLPGTLILTGTPAGVGKSFSPPRYLKSGDEVKIEIEGLGQLVNSVR
- a CDS encoding MBL fold metallo-hydrolase, coding for MEIRWLGNACLEVRDQQNLLLDPNFLLEPEFDPDIILVTHEHDDHVSSEFIENYEAKKLFAPYTVFEEHDIQGEKLAAGEEIAGSIQAYECDCYGSDYSLCYYFEGLYHTADASQFPAPGGEVNLMFTACFPDFYQDYLQRCREIEPDLVIPYHYNPEDQKELSEAEGLVKRLQDNGFNAKTISPGQTIEI
- a CDS encoding ABC transporter permease encodes the protein MNIFTYLEEVLVFDIPLGDWIEAAVNFLIANFSGPLDAFSNMVGGMIGGFENFLNLWPPLLLILTVAAIAWKLRGKSLSIFVILGLLLVLNMGIWEELLVTVASILTSVLIALTAGIPLGIIKAHSKIFHFISRPILDLMQTIPPFVYLIPALMFFGLGNVPGVIATVVFAIAPPIRLTYLGIIQVDEELKEAGQAFGCNWWQMLLKVELPGARPSIMMGINQCIMLSLSMVVIAAMIGAGGLGEPVLRSLSVVDIGMGFEAGLGVVILAVILDRMFRSEEQE
- a CDS encoding ABC transporter substrate-binding protein; its protein translation is MKGTRLTISVLVIALIMSAAFVGLDAEPAAAEDEVIHFGYVEWPGVTVKTEVARTILHELGYETEMQSYMQEVLFQGMSRGEVDLFMGVWLPTMEVTYREHEEAGDIEPIATNLEEALYATYVNEEAYEAGVQSMADLHEYGEEFGYEIYGLEPGNDGNIIIQNAIEDSTYNLEDWELVASSEAGMLSEVDRAQQRGDWIAFNGWEPHWMNLAYDIKPLEDPENIWGESDEVKTAQRTGFGEEMPNVYKLMSQIKVETEWQDEWIYEYGYEEREPAEIAEEWVGANLDIVAEWVEGVYAADGETPALEALEESFAE
- a CDS encoding quaternary amine ABC transporter ATP-binding protein, with the translated sequence MSKIRVENVSKIFGDSPEEAFPLLEEGYSKDEVLEKTGNTVGVHDVNFEVEEGEIFVLMGLSGSGKSTLLRCINRIVEPTKGNIYVDDENVMNLDKSDLRQYRQENFGMVFQNFALFPFRTVMENAEFGLEVQGIEKEVRREKAQKALDMVGLSGYEDQHPDQLSGGMQQRVGLARALAVDTDIMLMDEPFSALDPLIKKDMQDQLLDLYEEIERTIVFITHDLDEALKLGDRIAIMKDGVIVQLGDHEEILNEAKNEYVAEFVEDVNRSRVLNAEDIMAKPADLLYENQGPRTALHKMNQEGLTSIFVVDRNKKYLGVLEIDKVKEMLDEEKEDVTDNLTDRETASLDEPVSELFSRVAGTSLPLPVVNSENKLLGVIVKTHVIANLDSSTDI
- a CDS encoding inorganic pyrophosphatase; amino-acid sequence: MIILTERNNMMAHPWHGIEAGPNSPEIINVYVELVPQDGIKYELDKKSGLLKVDRPQRFSSYSPAPYGMMPRTFCGERVSSIMAEDIGEADLEGDSDPLDVMVLTEKIVPHGDILMTARPLGGLGLLDRGEADDKIIAVLKDDSVYNQYSCLEDLPEGIMTRIKHYFLSYKTGPEADEPKCVVKTVYGSEKACQLIEAAQKDYQDKFA